In the Acetonema longum DSM 6540 genome, one interval contains:
- a CDS encoding TonB-dependent receptor domain-containing protein → MSRKHCKKRMANALKVCSFAFILHPFYTVSCYAALELVGETANYTNWGSGGPWKVKAISENEQIYTTYAIANQGKAIGQAQYNANITIDNGGLWRPLDRNGTVNVNALTMLSGSTIDFAYKYSAANSYTEANGYDPWSVATASSTARILKINNGNFEGNINFRINLGTRTYDPSTGGYVGAGETIVLNNPTVINQESYPTVHINIEYIMNKDFGAGNDSTFSWANQTAALLEGQVTGVFEISNSDTANMDKFVVAGEAINQVDGALNKYIITTELLDDGSGNEYNRSYSVYWSAKRQGYLSQGAYSAANAALSTRNLWRIEDGLFWKRGDDRRFVNRSIAKDDFDRREGVWVNTWRGKYTYDGIQDSTFGQTYSGIQVGYDKLRDRELLGGKLYTGLFFSKMTSGADFSAQNAGGADYNSGRGDLDSDGLGAYMLWVGDKGHYLDTTVRWSTIDNANTYTDSFGDSYKKDFIAQTYGIGARYGLRIDKGSGWFMEPQVGLSYGVMRSFDFRLDNGLRYQQDKMDMLLGRAGLSIGKSYGQGEHKGEAYLKLSANHDFMDGGNAMFYAMQNSANPDTAQNVLASQKVDTLAGKDTWYDVTLGSSFKLSGSSDGWLEVNRSFGGKVDTDWQINGGIAWGWGGPSKAKKSEAVNAADRSLFTDTVNTAGITAADAAAGKETTSNLPEGNAPPQQPNAANRASSNADTANADENPAVGGTNSPEAAGALQQGDFDGFTWAPLVVEADRPDWEKKLSPGTVSVIELPQYEGEHKTLGDLLQTVPGIHIDKLSGGAGHYTTVRVRGSSASQVNIYVDGVLVNTGSEQAVNLENLNIDNVERIEVYRGYIPARFAGAAMGGAINIVTKKPDKTGGKVSYGLRSFGGQKFNLETTAPMGDGSLLFAMNREEATGDFKYYKLYTTYANDSPTYPRNRWRQNNGYENNDILAKWQDDNWFVKLNYINNSTHTPQTVDSYLADLPKQYWPDSFNDEQQAIRNGTVDTEKTELSFGHRQETGNVEWGWKLGTVHQDKQTLWTKYETGNRGFVLGTNTFRNDSYSASVDGTWKMGESHLLEFLTTASKETMKVNFSADQYSDPEWKGYEHLFLPEYDMSNYYFQVQDTMKLDDRGSLAFTPLVRAQKSNIGIDVMEGEGWLYSYNLGLKKKWNDQWTTWATYGTYHRLPSWYEVFGDGVNLQSRWYRGNRGKGEASWSPEVFAEHGKNWDVSVNRNGQLFGVDNDTTLTYFNRKSENLMTTAFNPLTGATWYTNYGAGEIQGFELSNEMHWQQFDFTLSTTWQDSLITKGFKAYDNTSNAAWQGQPFPWTPEWAANARLDYRFPGDKLSVFGEYNWTDKLSWLNNAGTAAYYEPMGIFNIGMKYSFDKQFKLSTGVNDIANQGPKQLMRYLQSDHFDKGNVAYPQQGRTYYMTAEYSF, encoded by the coding sequence TTGAGCAGAAAGCATTGTAAAAAACGCATGGCCAACGCCCTTAAGGTATGTTCGTTCGCATTTATACTTCATCCTTTTTATACAGTGTCATGTTATGCTGCTTTAGAATTAGTTGGAGAAACGGCTAATTACACAAACTGGGGCAGCGGTGGCCCGTGGAAAGTTAAAGCTATCAGCGAAAATGAGCAGATTTATACCACCTATGCTATCGCTAATCAGGGCAAAGCTATAGGACAAGCCCAATATAATGCGAATATTACGATTGACAATGGCGGCCTTTGGCGGCCTTTGGATCGTAACGGAACGGTTAATGTGAATGCCTTAACCATGCTGTCGGGTTCGACGATTGATTTTGCTTATAAATACAGTGCCGCAAATAGTTATACTGAAGCAAACGGTTATGACCCATGGTCTGTAGCCACTGCAAGCAGCACTGCTCGCATCCTAAAAATAAACAATGGAAATTTTGAAGGCAACATTAATTTCCGTATCAATCTAGGAACCAGAACTTATGACCCGTCAACTGGCGGTTATGTTGGTGCTGGTGAAACTATCGTATTGAATAATCCGACAGTTATTAATCAGGAATCATATCCGACAGTACATATTAATATTGAATATATTATGAACAAGGATTTTGGGGCAGGTAATGACAGTACTTTCTCTTGGGCAAATCAGACGGCGGCATTGCTGGAAGGTCAAGTTACTGGTGTATTTGAAATTTCTAATTCTGATACTGCGAATATGGATAAATTTGTTGTAGCAGGAGAAGCAATCAATCAAGTAGACGGAGCATTGAACAAATATATCATTACAACTGAATTGTTAGATGATGGAAGCGGAAATGAATATAACAGAAGCTATTCCGTCTACTGGAGTGCCAAGCGCCAAGGATATTTATCCCAGGGGGCTTACTCCGCCGCCAACGCGGCCCTCTCGACGCGCAACCTGTGGCGGATTGAGGACGGCCTGTTCTGGAAGCGCGGCGACGACCGGCGGTTCGTCAACCGCAGCATAGCCAAGGACGATTTCGATCGGCGGGAAGGCGTGTGGGTCAATACCTGGCGGGGGAAATATACCTATGACGGTATTCAGGATTCCACTTTCGGCCAGACCTACAGCGGCATTCAGGTCGGCTACGACAAGCTGCGGGACCGGGAACTGCTCGGCGGCAAGCTCTATACCGGGCTGTTCTTCAGCAAGATGACCTCCGGCGCCGATTTCAGCGCTCAGAATGCCGGCGGCGCGGATTACAACAGCGGCAGAGGCGATTTGGACAGCGACGGGCTCGGCGCATACATGCTCTGGGTAGGCGACAAAGGACACTATTTGGATACCACTGTGCGCTGGAGCACCATCGATAATGCCAATACCTATACCGATTCCTTCGGTGACAGCTACAAGAAGGATTTTATCGCCCAAACCTACGGCATCGGCGCCCGTTACGGCCTGCGGATCGATAAAGGGAGCGGCTGGTTTATGGAACCGCAAGTCGGCCTTTCCTACGGTGTGATGCGCTCCTTCGACTTCCGTCTGGACAACGGTCTTCGCTATCAACAAGATAAAATGGATATGCTGCTTGGCCGCGCCGGACTGTCCATCGGTAAAAGCTATGGGCAGGGCGAGCACAAAGGTGAAGCGTATCTCAAGCTGTCGGCTAACCATGACTTCATGGACGGCGGCAACGCCATGTTCTATGCCATGCAGAACAGCGCGAATCCAGACACTGCCCAGAATGTGTTGGCCTCGCAAAAGGTGGATACCCTGGCCGGCAAGGACACCTGGTATGATGTGACACTGGGTAGCAGTTTCAAGTTGAGCGGCAGCAGTGACGGCTGGCTGGAGGTCAACAGATCCTTCGGCGGCAAGGTCGATACCGACTGGCAGATCAACGGTGGCATCGCCTGGGGCTGGGGCGGCCCGTCCAAAGCCAAAAAATCGGAAGCAGTGAATGCTGCCGATCGAAGCTTGTTTACGGACACTGTAAACACCGCGGGTATCACGGCTGCAGATGCTGCTGCCGGCAAAGAGACAACCAGCAATTTGCCTGAGGGTAATGCTCCACCGCAGCAGCCGAATGCAGCCAACCGTGCTAGTAGTAATGCTGACACCGCAAACGCTGATGAAAACCCCGCGGTAGGCGGCACGAACAGTCCAGAGGCAGCCGGTGCGCTGCAGCAGGGAGATTTTGACGGGTTTACCTGGGCCCCGCTGGTCGTTGAAGCGGATCGCCCGGACTGGGAGAAAAAGCTGTCTCCGGGTACGGTATCCGTAATTGAACTACCCCAATACGAGGGTGAGCACAAGACGCTGGGCGATCTGCTGCAGACGGTGCCGGGCATCCATATCGACAAGCTCTCCGGCGGCGCCGGCCACTACACAACGGTGCGGGTGCGCGGCTCTTCGGCCAGCCAGGTCAATATCTACGTGGATGGCGTTTTAGTGAATACCGGCAGCGAACAGGCCGTTAACCTCGAAAACCTCAACATCGACAATGTCGAGCGGATCGAAGTCTACCGCGGCTACATCCCGGCCCGCTTCGCCGGCGCGGCCATGGGCGGCGCGATCAACATTGTCACGAAAAAGCCGGACAAAACTGGCGGCAAGGTCAGCTATGGCCTGCGCTCATTTGGCGGGCAGAAATTCAACCTGGAAACAACGGCTCCGATGGGTGACGGCAGTCTGCTTTTCGCGATGAATCGGGAAGAGGCCACAGGTGACTTTAAGTATTATAAACTCTATACTACTTATGCTAATGACAGTCCAACCTATCCACGAAACCGTTGGCGTCAGAATAATGGTTATGAAAACAACGATATCCTCGCCAAATGGCAGGATGACAACTGGTTTGTCAAGCTCAACTATATCAATAATTCGACCCATACGCCGCAAACCGTCGACTCCTATCTGGCGGATTTGCCGAAACAATACTGGCCGGATTCCTTTAATGATGAGCAACAGGCCATACGCAACGGCACGGTGGATACGGAAAAGACCGAGCTGTCCTTCGGCCACCGGCAAGAGACCGGCAATGTGGAATGGGGCTGGAAGCTGGGCACGGTACATCAGGACAAGCAAACGTTATGGACCAAATATGAGACCGGCAACCGGGGTTTCGTCCTTGGCACCAATACCTTTCGCAATGATTCCTATAGCGCTTCCGTTGACGGCACCTGGAAGATGGGTGAAAGTCACCTACTGGAATTTCTGACCACCGCCAGCAAGGAAACTATGAAGGTAAATTTTTCAGCCGACCAGTATTCTGATCCAGAATGGAAAGGCTATGAGCATTTGTTCCTGCCGGAATACGATATGAGCAATTACTATTTCCAAGTTCAGGATACTATGAAACTGGACGACAGAGGCAGCTTGGCTTTTACGCCGCTGGTGCGGGCGCAAAAATCGAATATCGGTATTGATGTCATGGAAGGGGAAGGCTGGCTGTACAGCTATAACCTTGGCCTTAAGAAAAAATGGAATGATCAGTGGACGACTTGGGCCACCTATGGCACCTATCACAGACTGCCAAGCTGGTATGAGGTGTTTGGCGACGGTGTCAACCTTCAGAGCAGATGGTATAGGGGCAATAGAGGCAAAGGCGAAGCTTCATGGAGTCCGGAAGTTTTTGCGGAGCACGGTAAGAATTGGGATGTATCCGTCAATCGAAACGGCCAGCTGTTCGGCGTGGACAACGACACTACCTTGACTTATTTTAATCGCAAGTCAGAAAATCTGATGACCACCGCCTTTAATCCCTTGACCGGCGCGACCTGGTACACGAACTATGGCGCCGGCGAGATTCAGGGTTTTGAGCTCAGCAATGAGATGCATTGGCAACAATTTGATTTTACTTTAAGCACGACCTGGCAGGACTCCTTGATTACCAAAGGGTTTAAGGCTTATGATAATACGAGCAATGCTGCATGGCAGGGACAGCCTTTCCCCTGGACACCGGAGTGGGCGGCCAACGCCAGGCTGGATTATCGGTTCCCCGGCGATAAACTCAGCGTCTTTGGCGAATACAACTGGACGGACAAACTAAGCTGGCTTAATAATGCCGGTACGGCTGCGTACTATGAGCCAATGGGAATATTTAATATCGGTATGAAATATAGCTTTGATAAGCAGTTCAAACTAAGTACCGGTGTTAATGATATCGCCAATCAGGGACCTAAGCAGCTCATGCGTTATTTACAGAGTGATCATTTTGACAAGGGCAATGTTGCCTATCCACAACAGGGAAGAACCTATTACATGACCGCGGAATACTCATTCTGA